A window from Pseudomonas frederiksbergensis encodes these proteins:
- a CDS encoding TolC family protein — MNRSSKLFGASLLALAVSGCAVTSEPIERSVSQQRARSDLQNMYKDQEPLSGPLTLHQAMARAVKYNLEGRLKIMEEALAKRQLDLASFDMLPRMALDAGYVGRNNVNASSSQSVRTGTQSLEPSTSQDRDREVADLTMVWNVLDFGVSYISAKQQGDQRLIVQERRRKVINTIVQDVRSAYWRAMAAERLLKQIDSLMARVDTARGNSQSMSQQRIGDPIQALGYQRSLIEATRQLEEQRRALSLAKTELATLINLPLGTDLTLATQDDYVIPELKVDLASLEQEALTSRPELREQDYQSRISAAETRKAMLRLLPGLEFSAGGHYDSNSFLVEQGWADYGVKVTWNLFNVISAPAAINVAKAGEEVAAARRQAMSIAVLAQLYVANANYREALRQFKTNQQLSDIDGQIVGQLRNRYQAAGLGELDLIQGELNTLQADLRRDLSYADLRNAYGQIFASAGLDPLPDQVQSTQVQSIATALANREAAWADGNITTPVAHAPVQ, encoded by the coding sequence ATGAATAGAAGTTCTAAGTTGTTTGGTGCCAGCCTGCTGGCGCTTGCAGTCAGCGGATGTGCAGTCACCAGTGAACCGATCGAACGCAGCGTCAGCCAACAGCGCGCCAGGAGCGACCTGCAAAACATGTACAAGGATCAGGAGCCCCTCAGCGGTCCGCTGACCCTGCATCAAGCCATGGCCCGCGCAGTGAAGTACAACCTCGAAGGCCGGCTCAAAATCATGGAAGAGGCCCTGGCCAAGCGCCAACTCGACCTCGCCAGTTTCGACATGCTGCCGCGCATGGCGCTGGACGCCGGGTACGTCGGCCGCAACAACGTCAACGCCTCCAGCAGCCAGAGCGTACGGACCGGCACCCAGTCTCTGGAGCCATCGACCTCGCAAGACCGCGACCGTGAAGTCGCCGACCTGACCATGGTCTGGAACGTGCTCGATTTTGGCGTCAGCTACATCAGCGCCAAGCAACAGGGCGACCAGCGACTGATCGTTCAGGAGCGCCGGCGCAAGGTGATCAACACCATCGTTCAGGACGTGCGTTCGGCCTACTGGCGAGCCATGGCCGCCGAGCGCTTGCTCAAGCAGATCGACAGCCTCATGGCCCGGGTCGACACCGCGCGCGGCAACAGCCAAAGCATGAGCCAGCAGCGAATCGGCGATCCGATTCAGGCGCTGGGGTATCAACGCTCGCTGATCGAAGCCACCCGCCAACTGGAAGAACAGCGGCGTGCGCTGTCGCTGGCGAAAACCGAACTGGCGACCCTGATCAATCTGCCGCTGGGCACCGACCTGACCCTGGCGACCCAGGACGACTATGTCATTCCGGAGTTGAAAGTCGACCTCGCCAGCCTGGAACAGGAAGCCCTGACCAGTCGTCCCGAGCTGCGTGAGCAGGATTACCAAAGCCGCATCAGCGCGGCGGAAACCCGCAAAGCCATGTTGCGGCTGCTGCCGGGGCTGGAGTTCTCGGCGGGCGGGCATTACGACAGCAACTCGTTCCTGGTGGAGCAGGGCTGGGCCGACTACGGCGTGAAAGTGACGTGGAACCTGTTCAACGTGATCTCCGCTCCGGCGGCGATCAACGTCGCCAAGGCCGGCGAAGAAGTCGCTGCGGCGCGCCGCCAGGCCATGTCGATTGCGGTGCTGGCGCAGCTTTATGTGGCCAACGCCAACTACCGCGAGGCGTTGCGGCAGTTCAAGACCAATCAGCAACTGTCGGACATCGACGGGCAGATCGTTGGCCAGCTGCGCAACCGTTATCAGGCGGCCGGGCTGGGTGAACTGGACTTGATCCAGGGCGAATTGAACACTTTGCAGGCCGATTTGCGTCGCGACCTGTCGTACGCCGATCTGCGTAACGCTTACGGCCAGATCTTTGCCAGTGCGGGGCTCGATCCGCTGCCGGATCAGGTGCAATCCACCCAAGTGCAATCCATTGCCACCGCGCTGGCCAACCGCGAAGCGGCGTGGGCGGACGGGAACATCACGACACCGGTGGCCCATGCCCCGGTCCAATAA
- the cysC gene encoding adenylyl-sulfate kinase, protein MPRSNNLLAPTASISRAQREARNGHRGTAILLTGLPAAGKSTLAQALHAELFGRGVQSIVLDGDGLRVGLNRDLGFTDSDRLQNIRRASEVAALLVENGQIVILAMIAPLMELREVFARRLGEDYREVWCSASLTVCEQRDPKGHYARARRGDLPGFTGVSAPYEPPLSASLVLDTGVQSVEACLDHLLTWLGGEVLG, encoded by the coding sequence ATGCCCCGGTCCAATAATCTGCTGGCGCCGACGGCGAGCATCAGCCGCGCACAACGGGAGGCGCGCAACGGCCATCGCGGCACGGCGATTTTACTCACCGGTTTGCCAGCGGCAGGTAAATCGACCTTGGCCCAGGCGCTGCACGCCGAGCTGTTCGGGCGCGGCGTGCAGAGCATCGTGCTCGATGGCGACGGGCTGCGGGTCGGGCTCAATCGGGATCTGGGTTTTACCGACAGTGACCGTCTGCAGAACATCCGCCGCGCCAGCGAAGTCGCGGCGCTGCTGGTGGAGAACGGGCAAATCGTCATCCTGGCGATGATCGCGCCGCTGATGGAGTTACGTGAGGTGTTTGCCCGGCGACTGGGCGAGGATTACCGCGAAGTCTGGTGCAGCGCTTCCCTCACCGTGTGCGAGCAGCGCGACCCGAAAGGGCATTACGCCCGTGCACGACGGGGGGATTTGCCAGGGTTTACCGGCGTGTCTGCGCCGTATGAACCGCCGTTGTCCGCTTCCTTGGTGCTTGATACGGGCGTGCAATCGGTTGAGGCCTGTCTCGATCACTTGCTGACCTGGCTTGGCGGTGAGGTGTTGGGCTAG
- a CDS encoding DUF6124 family protein, with amino-acid sequence MFKVSPNPPDNSGTPSEDPLEAEKIKEAADRAFAHYFPPTTEKPPRHRKGHLFTVAPEVNTETLLANAAEDLLSISAIAANLADEVDGTRRSVALALSRMADGVQLLVERVQDHWDESEVMQARVKV; translated from the coding sequence ATGTTCAAGGTATCGCCAAATCCGCCAGACAACTCTGGCACCCCCTCCGAAGATCCACTCGAAGCCGAAAAAATCAAAGAAGCCGCCGACCGCGCCTTCGCCCATTACTTCCCCCCGACCACCGAAAAGCCGCCCAGGCACCGCAAAGGCCACCTCTTCACCGTCGCCCCCGAGGTCAACACCGAAACCCTGCTGGCCAACGCCGCTGAAGACCTGCTGTCCATCAGCGCCATCGCGGCCAATCTGGCAGACGAAGTGGACGGGACACGGCGCTCCGTAGCCCTGGCGCTCAGCCGCATGGCCGATGGCGTGCAGTTGCTCGTAGAGCGAGTGCAGGATCATTGGGATGAGTCGGAGGTCATGCAGGCTCGGGTCAAGGTTTAG
- a CDS encoding slipin family protein yields MGLQLGFVALLLLLIALAGSTFRILREYERGVVFQLGRFWQVKGPGLILLIPVVQQMVRVDLRTVVLDVPPQDVITRDNVSVKVNAVLYFRVLDPQKAIIQVEDFLMATSQLAQTTLRAVLGKHELDELLAERERLNIDIQQVLDAQTDAWGIKVANVEIKHVDLNESMIRAIAKQAEAERERRAKVIHAEGELQASEKLMQAAEMLGRQPGAMQLRYMQTLSSIAGDKSSTIVFPLPIELLKGMADLSSKS; encoded by the coding sequence ATGGGTTTGCAACTGGGTTTTGTCGCGCTGCTGTTACTGCTGATTGCATTGGCGGGGTCGACCTTCCGCATCCTGCGCGAATACGAACGCGGGGTGGTCTTCCAGCTCGGGCGCTTCTGGCAGGTCAAAGGCCCTGGCTTGATCCTGCTGATTCCGGTGGTGCAGCAAATGGTTCGCGTCGACTTGCGCACGGTGGTCCTCGACGTGCCGCCACAAGACGTGATCACCCGCGACAACGTCTCGGTCAAGGTCAACGCAGTGTTGTATTTCCGCGTCCTCGATCCGCAGAAGGCGATTATTCAGGTCGAAGACTTTCTCATGGCCACCAGCCAATTGGCCCAGACCACGTTGCGGGCAGTGCTCGGTAAACATGAACTCGATGAGCTGCTGGCCGAGCGTGAGCGGTTGAACATCGACATCCAGCAAGTGCTCGACGCCCAGACCGATGCGTGGGGCATCAAGGTCGCCAACGTCGAGATCAAGCACGTGGACCTCAACGAATCGATGATCCGCGCCATCGCCAAACAGGCCGAAGCCGAACGGGAACGCCGGGCCAAGGTGATCCACGCCGAAGGCGAATTGCAGGCCTCGGAAAAACTCATGCAGGCCGCCGAAATGCTCGGGCGCCAGCCGGGGGCCATGCAGCTGCGGTACATGCAGACGTTGAGTTCGATTGCCGGGGACAAGAGTTCGACGATTGTCTTTCCGCTGCCGATCGAGTTGCTCAAGGGCATGGCGGATTTGTCGTCCAAATCCTGA
- a CDS encoding NfeD family protein: MNTRCFTVALLWALCGSAFAADTVVVLVPNPIGIWLITFGIAFLIAEAALPNYGVIGLGGIVMFVIGAVILTNTEVPVPLMIGLGLISALLLIFLLIRALKTRPRENVSGDAGLVGSVTQVMSLAGNAYNGWVHLQGEKWQVLSATPLQPGQKVRVVARKGLLLEVAAADAAPAGE, encoded by the coding sequence GTGAACACTCGTTGTTTTACGGTTGCGCTGCTGTGGGCTCTATGCGGATCGGCTTTCGCAGCGGACACCGTCGTCGTGCTGGTACCCAATCCCATCGGGATCTGGCTGATCACGTTCGGCATCGCGTTTCTGATCGCCGAGGCGGCCCTGCCCAATTACGGCGTGATCGGTCTGGGCGGCATTGTGATGTTCGTGATCGGGGCGGTGATTCTGACCAACACCGAGGTGCCGGTTCCGTTGATGATCGGCCTGGGACTGATCAGCGCCCTGCTGTTGATTTTCCTGCTGATCCGCGCCCTCAAGACACGACCGCGGGAAAACGTCAGTGGCGATGCAGGGCTGGTGGGCAGCGTGACACAAGTGATGTCGCTGGCCGGCAATGCCTATAACGGCTGGGTGCACCTGCAAGGAGAAAAGTGGCAAGTGCTCAGCGCCACGCCGCTGCAACCGGGGCAGAAAGTCCGGGTGGTGGCACGCAAGGGATTACTGCTGGAAGTGGCCGCGGCTGACGCGGCGCCGGCTGGAGAATAA
- a CDS encoding aminoacyl-tRNA deacylase — MRMARTVQDSLDKAQCEFDVVTHPHSASSLETARVAGIPAERVAKSVILDDHHGHYLMAVLPASRHLDLSKVRGSGEWQITRESTLAHLFQDCERGAVPALGESYGLDMVIDPLLTRQKDIYLEAGNHNNLVHMSVPEFLKMVPHAEVCELSQ; from the coding sequence ATGCGTATGGCAAGAACAGTGCAGGACAGCCTGGACAAGGCTCAATGCGAATTTGACGTCGTCACCCATCCGCACTCGGCCAGCAGCCTTGAAACGGCGCGGGTCGCAGGCATTCCTGCCGAGCGGGTGGCCAAATCGGTGATCCTTGACGACCACCACGGCCATTACCTGATGGCTGTGCTGCCAGCGAGCCGTCACCTGGACCTGAGCAAAGTACGCGGCAGTGGCGAATGGCAGATCACCCGGGAAAGCACCCTGGCGCATCTGTTCCAGGATTGCGAACGCGGCGCCGTGCCGGCGTTGGGCGAATCCTATGGCCTGGACATGGTCATCGACCCACTGCTGACCCGGCAAAAAGACATCTACCTGGAGGCGGGTAACCACAACAACCTGGTGCACATGAGCGTGCCGGAATTCCTGAAAATGGTGCCGCATGCTGAAGTGTGTGAGTTGAGTCAGTAG
- a CDS encoding DUF2789 domain-containing protein: MESPIHSLPNLFKQLGLPDDAESIDKFIATHSPLKPELHLADAFFWTQSQAEFLRDDILDDADWAEVVDQLDVLLRKGRGV, from the coding sequence ATGGAATCCCCAATCCACAGCCTTCCCAACCTGTTCAAACAACTCGGCCTGCCCGACGACGCCGAAAGCATCGACAAATTCATCGCCACCCATTCCCCGCTCAAACCCGAATTGCACCTGGCGGATGCGTTTTTCTGGACTCAGAGCCAGGCGGAATTCCTGCGCGACGACATTCTGGATGACGCCGATTGGGCGGAGGTGGTGGATCAATTGGATGTGCTGCTGAGGAAGGGGCGGGGGGTGTAA
- a CDS encoding type II toxin-antitoxin system Phd/YefM family antitoxin encodes MQYVLADLAVSVSELKKNPSAVFSGAHGGPVAVLNHNRVMGYMVPADVFEAMMERLDDLELAEIVRSRRHETPIPVNLDDL; translated from the coding sequence ATGCAATATGTTCTGGCCGACCTGGCTGTCAGTGTGTCTGAGTTGAAGAAAAACCCATCTGCGGTTTTCAGCGGCGCCCATGGTGGGCCCGTTGCAGTGCTGAATCACAATCGAGTAATGGGCTACATGGTCCCGGCCGATGTTTTCGAGGCCATGATGGAACGCCTCGATGACCTTGAATTGGCAGAAATCGTTCGCTCGCGCAGGCATGAAACGCCGATCCCGGTAAATCTGGATGACCTATAA
- a CDS encoding NADH:ubiquinone oxidoreductase subunit N — protein MKNPYAPGFWCAIAALVLLSATYFYGIMLAHQIDTALVFLDSAAALIAVMAIVVVAWASVQGQRIKKRQLEQGKTLVLIWDTKVALRRVETVFDRYFWGSYWQPGRTFQEVMGELTGTPLEKSLENLKKQCQALDKQVAEEGWHWLNNARELSDVATAMARERYQLDFCDPRSESPSGTAVINRDFEVLVYTWTARLKSFDHQLDEIETQYS, from the coding sequence ATGAAAAACCCTTATGCTCCCGGCTTCTGGTGCGCTATAGCGGCATTGGTGTTGCTGTCGGCCACCTATTTCTACGGCATCATGCTGGCTCACCAGATCGACACGGCGCTGGTGTTCCTCGACAGCGCCGCGGCATTGATTGCCGTGATGGCAATCGTGGTGGTGGCCTGGGCGTCGGTCCAGGGTCAGCGCATCAAGAAAAGACAGCTCGAACAAGGCAAGACCCTGGTGCTGATCTGGGACACCAAGGTTGCGCTGCGCCGTGTTGAAACGGTGTTCGATCGGTATTTCTGGGGCAGTTACTGGCAACCGGGCCGTACGTTCCAGGAAGTCATGGGCGAACTGACCGGCACACCGCTGGAAAAAAGCCTCGAAAACCTGAAAAAACAATGCCAGGCGCTGGACAAGCAAGTGGCCGAGGAGGGCTGGCACTGGCTCAATAACGCCCGTGAACTCTCCGATGTCGCCACCGCCATGGCCCGCGAACGCTATCAACTGGACTTCTGCGACCCGCGCTCGGAATCCCCCAGCGGCACGGCGGTGATCAATCGCGACTTCGAAGTGCTGGTCTATACATGGACCGCACGGCTCAAGAGTTTTGATCATCAGCTTGATGAGATTGAAACGCAGTATTCCTGA
- a CDS encoding YdgA family protein, producing the protein MNKSAGVLLGIVVAIGAISAGGAWYTGTKLEGVLNTSIADANKELQAALVGSNGTASLELVSLERHVFSSTAHYRLKGEGEMFGEAPVELLFVDRIEHGPLPFSRLVSLKWLPVLATSHYELERTPTTEKWFVAAKDKSPLTGVVNIGYDNATNGTLQLLPLDVALDDKSNLKFSGLNLDVAASAQAQKVKANGYMDSLTLSTVAEDQTPVKVELHGLTVASNLTKSTYGYYTGENTVELTDSKTTFGAKQSVLGFKKFEMKNQTEESGTSASGRADYKVGEVSLNGKVVGSAQMAMSLKNLDIPATMSLMQIYQTKLQPYERAAAEAVAAGEPAPELVLTPAEEAQVKTDLEKLLAAGPQVALENLSFNTANGESRANLVLNLTKPQSMDLPPDQLAQQLIALLDVNVKVSKPMLVDLLSVQSQIDGQTDAKLIADQATATADMFGSMAVGTQLAKLEDNNIVAKLHYANNQVEFNGQKMTVEEFVGFVMSKFGGNVAVE; encoded by the coding sequence ATGAATAAATCAGCAGGCGTGCTTCTTGGAATCGTCGTTGCCATCGGCGCAATCAGCGCCGGCGGTGCCTGGTACACCGGCACCAAACTCGAAGGTGTGCTGAACACCTCCATCGCCGACGCCAACAAAGAGCTGCAAGCTGCGCTGGTCGGTTCCAACGGCACGGCGTCGCTGGAGCTGGTGTCGCTGGAGCGCCATGTGTTCAGCAGCACCGCGCATTACCGCCTCAAGGGCGAAGGCGAGATGTTCGGTGAAGCACCGGTGGAGTTGCTGTTCGTCGATCGCATCGAACACGGCCCGCTGCCGTTTTCGCGCCTGGTGTCGCTGAAGTGGCTGCCGGTCCTGGCCACCAGTCACTACGAACTGGAAAGAACTCCGACCACCGAGAAGTGGTTCGTCGCCGCCAAGGACAAATCGCCACTCACGGGCGTGGTCAACATCGGTTACGACAATGCCACCAACGGCACCCTGCAATTGCTGCCGCTGGACGTGGCGCTTGACGACAAGTCCAACCTGAAGTTCTCCGGGCTGAACCTCGATGTCGCCGCCAGCGCTCAAGCGCAGAAGGTCAAGGCCAACGGTTACATGGACAGCCTGACACTGAGCACGGTGGCTGAAGATCAGACGCCGGTGAAGGTCGAACTGCATGGTCTGACCGTGGCCAGCAACCTGACAAAAAGCACCTACGGCTACTACACCGGCGAAAACACCGTCGAGCTGACCGACAGCAAGACCACCTTCGGCGCCAAGCAGTCGGTCTTGGGCTTCAAGAAATTTGAAATGAAAAACCAGACCGAGGAATCCGGCACCAGCGCTTCGGGCCGTGCCGATTACAAGGTCGGTGAGGTGTCCCTGAACGGCAAGGTTGTCGGGTCTGCGCAGATGGCCATGAGCCTGAAGAACCTCGACATCCCGGCAACCATGTCGCTGATGCAGATTTACCAGACCAAACTGCAACCGTACGAGAGGGCCGCCGCCGAGGCCGTGGCTGCGGGTGAACCGGCGCCAGAGCTGGTCCTGACCCCGGCCGAAGAGGCGCAGGTCAAAACCGACCTGGAGAAACTGCTGGCTGCCGGTCCGCAGGTTGCCCTGGAGAACCTGTCGTTCAACACTGCCAATGGCGAAAGCCGCGCCAATCTGGTGCTCAACCTGACCAAGCCACAATCCATGGACCTGCCGCCGGACCAGTTGGCCCAACAACTGATCGCGCTGCTGGACGTCAACGTGAAAGTGTCCAAGCCAATGCTCGTTGACCTGCTGAGCGTGCAGTCGCAAATCGACGGTCAGACCGACGCCAAGCTTATCGCCGACCAGGCCACCGCCACCGCCGACATGTTTGGCAGCATGGCCGTCGGTACGCAGTTGGCAAAACTGGAAGACAACAACATCGTCGCCAAACTGCACTACGCCAATAATCAGGTGGAATTCAACGGCCAGAAGATGACCGTCGAAGAGTTTGTCGGGTTTGTCATGAGCAAATTCGGCGGGAATGTCGCCGTCGAGTAA
- a CDS encoding apoptosis inducing factor family protein: MALHRVARFADVPENRGLEVQSADTKIVLLRVGDHLRAFQGECPHAGAPLAEGALCHGRLICPWHKAAYRIEDGALCEPPSLDSLKRYRLEILDDEVWVDDQPMSDAHTPPADDERTFVIIGAGAAGTACAAALREKGFGGRVLLIDRETGAGYDRTVLSKFVIAGQMPPEEVPPLRDEDFYREQRIERINAEVASLDAANKTLRLADGQSLSYDAALLATGGTPNPLTLPGAELPQVFVLRSKDQAQRILGSAKPGQRAVIIGDSFIAMESASSLRQLGLDVTVLARHAVPFAKQFGEAVGKAIRALHEANGVVFHTDGNATHIEGTARVEAVRLDNGQRLPADLVLVGIGVSPATAAFTGLPLEKDQSLKVDGGMRVTDGLWAAGDIATFPLNGQPQRIEHWRLAQQQARIAAMNMLGGDEHYLDVPYFWTWHFGKNYDYLGHAATWDEVEFKGDPDHPPFIGLFGKDGLVVAAVACDEERAIALLAERMKQPLSVDEAWRLVRDLN; this comes from the coding sequence ATGGCACTGCACCGCGTCGCCCGTTTCGCCGATGTGCCCGAAAACCGGGGCCTTGAAGTCCAGAGCGCGGACACGAAAATTGTCCTGCTGCGGGTGGGCGATCATCTGCGCGCCTTTCAGGGCGAATGCCCCCATGCCGGGGCACCGCTGGCCGAAGGCGCTCTGTGCCACGGACGGTTGATCTGCCCGTGGCACAAGGCTGCGTATCGGATCGAGGACGGTGCGCTGTGCGAACCGCCGTCTCTGGACAGCCTCAAGCGCTATCGGCTGGAAATACTCGATGACGAGGTCTGGGTCGACGATCAACCCATGTCCGACGCTCATACCCCTCCGGCGGACGACGAGCGAACGTTTGTGATCATCGGTGCCGGCGCCGCAGGCACGGCGTGCGCGGCGGCGTTGCGCGAAAAGGGCTTCGGTGGCCGGGTGCTGTTGATCGACCGTGAAACCGGCGCCGGTTACGACCGCACGGTCTTGAGCAAATTCGTGATTGCCGGGCAGATGCCGCCAGAAGAAGTCCCGCCGTTGCGTGATGAAGACTTTTACCGCGAACAGCGTATTGAACGAATAAACGCCGAAGTGGCGAGCCTGGACGCGGCGAACAAAACGTTGCGCCTGGCTGATGGTCAATCCCTGAGCTACGACGCGGCCCTGCTCGCCACCGGTGGCACACCCAACCCGCTTACGCTGCCTGGCGCCGAGCTGCCGCAGGTGTTCGTGCTGCGTTCGAAGGATCAGGCGCAGCGGATTCTGGGTTCGGCAAAACCAGGCCAACGAGCGGTGATCATCGGCGACAGTTTCATCGCCATGGAATCCGCGTCCTCCTTGCGTCAACTCGGCCTGGACGTCACCGTTCTGGCCCGCCACGCCGTGCCTTTTGCCAAACAGTTTGGCGAGGCCGTCGGCAAGGCGATTCGTGCCCTGCACGAAGCCAATGGCGTGGTGTTTCATACGGATGGCAATGCAACGCACATCGAAGGCACCGCCAGGGTCGAAGCGGTGCGCCTGGACAACGGTCAACGTTTACCGGCGGATCTGGTGTTGGTCGGCATTGGCGTCAGCCCGGCAACCGCTGCATTTACCGGCCTTCCTCTGGAAAAAGACCAGTCGCTGAAGGTCGACGGCGGGATGCGCGTGACCGATGGGCTTTGGGCCGCCGGCGATATCGCCACCTTCCCGCTCAACGGCCAGCCCCAACGGATCGAACATTGGCGCCTGGCACAGCAACAGGCACGGATCGCGGCGATGAACATGCTCGGCGGCGACGAGCATTACCTCGACGTGCCCTATTTCTGGACCTGGCACTTCGGTAAAAACTACGACTACCTTGGGCACGCCGCGACCTGGGACGAGGTCGAGTTCAAAGGCGACCCTGACCATCCCCCTTTTATCGGCCTGTTCGGCAAGGACGGATTGGTGGTCGCCGCAGTGGCATGCGATGAAGAACGCGCAATAGCGCTGCTCGCCGAACGGATGAAACAGCCGTTGTCGGTGGATGAGGCGTGGCGGTTGGTTCGGGACTTGAATTAA
- a CDS encoding YbhB/YbcL family Raf kinase inhibitor-like protein, whose translation MTRLTSLNPWLAAIAVALCVQFPAQAQERFTLNIPGVSDDRLFTVAAASDAPGCGGHNASPALNWNAGPAGTLSYAIVMHDPDGQKGQGVDHWVHYGIKATTHQIAAGVGAKSALEGVGGTNSKGTTGYVGPCPPVGDSAHHYIIQLYALDLAPQALPAGLTRAQLLEKIKGHVLKNSSVVRRYHR comes from the coding sequence ATGACCCGTTTGACCTCTCTGAACCCTTGGCTGGCGGCCATTGCAGTCGCCCTTTGCGTGCAGTTTCCGGCGCAGGCCCAGGAACGTTTTACCCTGAACATCCCAGGTGTTTCCGATGACCGACTGTTCACGGTCGCCGCCGCCAGCGATGCCCCGGGTTGTGGCGGGCACAACGCGTCACCGGCACTGAATTGGAACGCCGGGCCGGCGGGCACGTTGAGTTATGCCATCGTCATGCACGATCCTGACGGCCAAAAAGGCCAAGGCGTCGATCACTGGGTGCATTACGGTATCAAAGCCACGACTCATCAGATTGCCGCTGGTGTTGGCGCAAAATCCGCCCTTGAAGGCGTCGGTGGCACCAACAGCAAAGGCACCACCGGTTATGTCGGCCCTTGCCCGCCGGTCGGCGACAGCGCGCACCACTACATCATCCAGCTCTATGCACTGGACCTGGCGCCGCAAGCCCTGCCCGCCGGCCTGACGCGCGCGCAGCTACTGGAAAAAATCAAAGGCCATGTGCTGAAAAACAGCAGTGTGGTGCGGCGTTATCACCGCTGA
- a CDS encoding RNA polymerase sigma factor has protein sequence MSAPESSDESLLARYRAGDGPAFEILYARHRQGLYRFLLGLSGKSELAEEVYQDTWLSLIRSTSQPQGRANFRTWLYQIARNRLIDHWRKHGIHNPLHDSYDEQIHALSDDAADPEQLLSLSRDSQRLEAALQNLPADQREVFLLRAHGDLDLPQIATLTETPLETVKSRLRYAQQKLRRLLAEEVLT, from the coding sequence ATGTCAGCGCCTGAATCGAGCGACGAATCGCTGCTGGCCCGCTATCGCGCAGGCGACGGGCCGGCGTTCGAGATTTTGTACGCCCGCCACCGCCAAGGACTCTACCGATTCCTGCTCGGCCTGAGCGGCAAGTCCGAACTGGCGGAAGAGGTTTACCAGGACACCTGGCTTAGCCTGATCCGCAGCACCAGTCAGCCACAAGGCCGGGCGAATTTTCGTACCTGGCTTTACCAGATTGCCCGCAATCGACTGATCGATCACTGGCGCAAACACGGAATCCACAACCCCTTGCACGACAGCTATGACGAACAGATCCACGCCCTGAGCGATGACGCTGCCGATCCCGAACAACTGCTGAGCCTGAGCCGCGACAGCCAGCGCCTCGAAGCGGCCCTGCAAAACCTGCCCGCTGACCAGCGCGAAGTGTTCCTGCTGCGCGCCCACGGCGATCTCGACCTGCCGCAGATCGCCACCCTCACCGAAACACCGCTGGAAACCGTCAAAAGCCGCTTGCGCTACGCCCAGCAAAAACTGCGTCGGCTGCTGGCCGAGGAGGTACTGACATGA